The Canis lupus familiaris isolate Mischka breed German Shepherd chromosome X, alternate assembly UU_Cfam_GSD_1.0, whole genome shotgun sequence genome has a segment encoding these proteins:
- the MMGT1 gene encoding membrane magnesium transporter 1, translated as MAPSLWKGLVGVGLFALAHAAFSAAQHRSYMRLTEKEDESLPIDIVLQTLLAFAVTCYGIVHIAGEFKDMDATSELKNKTFDTLRNHPSFYVFNHRGRVLFRPSDTTSSSNQDALSSNTSLKLRKLESLRR; from the exons ATGGCGCCGTCACTGTGGAAGGGGCTGGTGGGCGTCGGCCTCTTTGCCCTAGCCCACGCGGCCTTTTCCGCTGCGCAGC ATCGTTCTTATATGCGattaacagaaaaggaagatgaaTCACTGCCAATAGAT ATAGTTCTTCAGACACTTCTGGCCTTTGCAGTTACCTGTTATGGTATAGTTCATATTGCAGGAGAGTTTAAAGACATGGATGCCACCTCagaactaaaaaataa gacatTTGACACATTAAGGAATCATccatcattttatgtatttaatcatCGTGGTCGAGTACTGTTCCGGCCTTCGGATACAACAAGCTCTTCAAATCAAGATGCATTGTCCTCCAACACATCATTGAAGTTACGAAAACTTGAATCACTGCGTCGTTAA